Proteins from a genomic interval of Stenotrophomonas maltophilia:
- a CDS encoding S46 family peptidase, which yields MSPRKALPTALALGLTLAAGAHADEGMWMPTQLPELAKPLQAAGFKGNPADLANVTAPPLSAVVRAGGGTGSFVSADGLLLTNHHVAMGVIQYNSSPEHDLINGGFIAKDRADERPANPDFRVLVTVGFDKVTDQVLAQAGGKTGRAYFDAVDAASKQIVAECEKDGSVRCSVANMYYGTDFYRIAQLELSDVRLVYAPPRAIGNYGDEIDNFMWPRHTGDFTLLRAYVGKDGKPAAYSKDNVPYQAPAHLQMSVEGPKEGDYAMLAGYPGITYRHRTAAEFAGQIDAVLPRRVSVFQQMIDTIEAASAKDAQARTRYASQLQSLKNNRKRAAGELEGLLRSDAKAQRAADETAMLAATDRKYQADIKALLANLSQGAAVGERDLLLDQMAAQSQLLRSALLLERLRIESAKPDAQRESGFQQRDQAMIEGVLKQVQRRYAPEVEKALLTTLLTRYQKLPDAQRVAEFDAAFGRTPEQLAKALDTLYAATQLGDEAQRLSRFAAAREGKALAADPLIAVAGPLVAAQLRIENESKTREGEQLRLRPAYMQALFAWRAKQGRAVYPDANRTLRISYGKVEALHPRDGVTYSPVTTVAGIVEKNTNAYPFDAPKPLLAAIAKGDFGSTADPALKTQTVNFLTNLDTTGGNSGSPVLNAKGELIGLNFDSNWESVSASWWFDPRYKRAVHVDMRYLRWLLAKVYPAPELLKEMGVPAQ from the coding sequence ATGTCACCACGCAAAGCCCTTCCCACCGCCCTGGCCCTGGGCCTGACCCTCGCCGCCGGCGCCCACGCCGATGAAGGCATGTGGATGCCGACCCAGCTGCCGGAACTGGCCAAGCCGCTGCAGGCCGCAGGTTTCAAGGGCAATCCGGCCGACCTGGCCAATGTCACTGCGCCGCCGCTGAGCGCCGTGGTGCGTGCCGGCGGCGGCACCGGCTCGTTCGTGTCCGCCGATGGCCTGCTGCTGACCAACCACCACGTGGCGATGGGCGTGATCCAGTACAACAGCTCGCCAGAGCACGACCTGATCAACGGTGGCTTCATCGCCAAGGACCGTGCCGACGAGCGCCCGGCCAACCCGGACTTCCGCGTGCTGGTCACCGTCGGCTTCGACAAGGTGACCGACCAGGTGCTGGCGCAGGCGGGTGGCAAGACCGGCCGCGCCTACTTCGATGCCGTCGATGCGGCCAGCAAGCAGATCGTGGCCGAGTGCGAGAAGGACGGCAGCGTGCGCTGCTCGGTGGCCAACATGTACTACGGCACCGACTTCTACCGCATCGCCCAGCTGGAACTGAGCGACGTGCGCCTGGTGTACGCGCCGCCGCGTGCGATCGGCAACTACGGCGACGAGATCGACAACTTCATGTGGCCGCGCCACACCGGCGACTTCACCCTGCTGCGCGCCTATGTCGGCAAGGACGGCAAGCCGGCCGCCTACAGCAAGGACAACGTGCCCTACCAGGCGCCGGCGCACCTGCAGATGTCGGTGGAAGGCCCGAAGGAAGGCGACTACGCGATGCTGGCCGGTTACCCGGGCATCACCTACCGCCACCGCACCGCGGCCGAATTCGCCGGCCAGATCGATGCTGTGCTGCCGCGCCGCGTGTCGGTGTTCCAGCAGATGATCGACACCATCGAGGCCGCCAGCGCCAAGGATGCGCAGGCGCGCACCCGCTATGCCTCGCAGCTGCAGTCGCTGAAGAACAACCGCAAGCGCGCTGCCGGTGAACTGGAAGGCCTGCTGCGCAGCGATGCCAAGGCCCAGCGTGCCGCCGACGAGACGGCGATGCTGGCCGCGACCGACCGCAAATATCAGGCCGACATCAAGGCGCTGCTGGCCAACCTGTCGCAGGGCGCGGCGGTGGGCGAGCGTGACCTGCTGCTGGACCAGATGGCCGCGCAGAGCCAGCTGCTGCGCTCTGCGCTGCTGCTGGAGCGCCTGCGCATCGAATCGGCCAAGCCGGACGCGCAGCGCGAGAGCGGTTTCCAGCAGCGCGACCAGGCGATGATCGAAGGCGTGCTCAAGCAGGTCCAGCGCCGTTACGCACCGGAGGTCGAGAAGGCGCTGCTGACGACTTTGCTGACCCGCTACCAGAAGCTGCCGGACGCGCAGCGCGTGGCCGAGTTCGACGCGGCGTTCGGCCGTACCCCGGAGCAGCTGGCCAAGGCGCTGGACACCCTGTACGCCGCCACCCAGCTGGGTGACGAGGCGCAGCGCCTGTCGCGCTTCGCTGCTGCGCGCGAAGGCAAGGCGCTGGCCGCCGATCCGCTGATCGCCGTGGCCGGCCCGCTGGTGGCCGCGCAGCTGCGCATCGAGAACGAGAGCAAGACCCGCGAAGGCGAGCAGCTGCGCCTGCGCCCGGCCTACATGCAGGCGCTGTTCGCCTGGCGTGCCAAGCAGGGCCGCGCCGTATACCCGGATGCCAACCGCACCCTGCGCATCAGCTACGGCAAGGTCGAGGCGCTGCACCCGCGCGATGGCGTGACCTACTCGCCGGTGACCACCGTGGCCGGCATCGTCGAGAAGAACACCAACGCCTATCCGTTCGATGCACCCAAGCCGCTGCTGGCCGCGATCGCCAAGGGTGACTTCGGCAGCACCGCCGACCCGGCACTGAAGACCCAGACGGTCAATTTCCTGACCAACCTGGATACCACCGGCGGCAACTCCGGCTCGCCGGTGCTCAACGCCAAGGGCGAACTGATCGGCCTGAACTTCGACAGCAACTGGGAGTCGGTCAGTGCCAGCTGGTGGTTCGACCCGCGCTACAAGCGTGCCGTGCACGTGGACATGCGCTACCTGCGCTGGCTGCTGGCCAAGGTCTACCCGGCGCCGGAGCTGCTGAAGGAAATGGGCGTGCCGGCCCAGTAA
- a CDS encoding molecular chaperone HscC, translating into MIVGIDLGTTHSLIGMHTAAGPQLFPNAHGELLTPSVVSLVDGAVLVGQPARDRLVSHPQQTVAHFKRWMGSDRETRLGERSFRPEELSAMVLRSLLADAEAALGRKVEEAVISVPAYFSDAQRKATRAAGELAGIRVERLINEPTAAALAYGLQERDGEGRVLVLDLGGGTFDVSILELFDGVVEVHASAGDNFLGGEDFLQVLVQAFHADQRTSASDLSAAEQAQLLRRLELFKRELSQNSTASLQLPLAGSERHWQLDEARYTQLCEPLLLRMRTPIERAIRDARLKPEALDDIILVGGAVRMPMVSKLATRMFGRLPLRHVHPDQAIALGAAVAAGLKARDESLREVVLTDVCPYTLGTQVSRQDVSGGERSGYFHPIIQRNSVVPVSREDRFYPLHERQSAIRIDVFQGESPTVDRNIKLGELTVPLTHSVPMQERSVTARFTYDVNGLLQVEVTEDTTGKRHELILEQNPGLLSPEEIQQRLRALEALKIHPRDAQPNLAVIARTERLYEERIHHRELLQSWLSSFRHVLESQDAVAVERHRHQLDEALDTLERDA; encoded by the coding sequence ATGATCGTCGGCATCGATCTTGGTACCACCCATTCCCTCATCGGCATGCACACGGCAGCGGGGCCGCAGCTGTTCCCCAATGCCCATGGCGAGCTGTTGACCCCTTCGGTGGTCAGCCTCGTCGATGGTGCCGTACTGGTCGGCCAGCCGGCCCGTGACCGCCTGGTCAGCCATCCTCAGCAGACCGTGGCCCATTTCAAGCGCTGGATGGGCAGCGACCGTGAGACCCGGCTGGGTGAGCGCAGCTTCCGTCCCGAGGAGCTCTCGGCCATGGTCCTGCGCTCGCTGCTGGCCGACGCCGAAGCCGCCCTGGGCCGCAAGGTGGAGGAGGCGGTGATCAGCGTGCCGGCCTATTTCTCCGACGCCCAGCGCAAGGCCACCCGCGCCGCCGGCGAGCTTGCCGGCATCCGCGTCGAGCGCCTGATCAATGAACCCACGGCCGCCGCGCTGGCCTACGGCCTGCAGGAGCGTGACGGCGAAGGCCGCGTGCTGGTGCTGGACCTGGGCGGTGGCACCTTCGACGTCTCCATCCTGGAACTGTTCGACGGCGTGGTCGAAGTGCATGCAAGCGCTGGCGACAATTTCCTGGGCGGCGAGGACTTCCTGCAGGTGCTCGTGCAGGCCTTCCATGCCGACCAGCGCACGTCCGCCAGCGACCTGTCCGCTGCCGAGCAGGCGCAGCTGCTGCGTCGGCTGGAACTGTTCAAGCGCGAACTCAGCCAGAACAGCACTGCCAGTCTGCAGTTGCCCCTGGCCGGCAGTGAACGCCATTGGCAGCTGGATGAAGCACGCTACACCCAGCTCTGCGAGCCACTGCTGCTGCGCATGCGCACGCCCATCGAGCGCGCGATCCGCGACGCCCGGCTCAAGCCCGAGGCGCTGGACGACATCATCCTGGTCGGCGGTGCGGTACGCATGCCGATGGTCAGCAAGCTGGCGACCCGCATGTTCGGCCGGCTACCGCTGCGCCACGTCCATCCGGACCAGGCGATCGCATTGGGTGCCGCCGTTGCCGCAGGACTGAAGGCGCGCGACGAATCGCTGCGCGAGGTCGTGCTGACCGATGTCTGCCCCTACACACTGGGCACGCAGGTGTCCCGCCAGGATGTTTCCGGTGGCGAGCGCAGCGGCTATTTCCACCCGATCATCCAGCGCAACAGCGTCGTGCCGGTCAGCCGCGAGGATCGCTTCTACCCGCTGCACGAGCGGCAAAGTGCCATCCGTATCGACGTGTTCCAAGGCGAGAGCCCGACGGTGGATCGCAACATCAAGCTCGGTGAGCTGACCGTCCCGCTGACCCATTCTGTCCCGATGCAGGAGCGCAGCGTCACCGCCCGCTTTACCTACGACGTGAACGGGCTGCTGCAGGTCGAAGTCACCGAGGACACCACCGGCAAGCGCCACGAGCTCATCCTGGAACAGAATCCCGGGTTGCTGTCACCCGAAGAGATCCAGCAGCGCCTGCGCGCACTGGAAGCGCTGAAGATTCACCCGCGTGACGCCCAGCCCAACCTCGCGGTGATCGCCCGCACCGAGCGCCTGTACGAGGAACGCATCCATCACCGCGAACTGTTGCAGTCGTGGCTGAGCAGCTTCCGCCATGTGCTGGAAAGCCAGGATGCCGTTGCCGTCGAGCGCCATCGCCATCAGCTGGACGAGGCACTCGACACTCTCGAGCGCGATGCATGA
- a CDS encoding J domain-containing protein, which yields MSWALHVLELDETADERAIKRAYAKRLRVTRPDEDPIAFQHLHEAYQAALDWARQDPLADTADEAEPAEHAADIVPWPYDVDVAWAPPETRSYSPPLPPRGTPVLLRTAPVVELEGVVDVPGHAQLILRQAYLLPVDDFGPWLEATPVLWSLRYKPLAGDALLDELARSHNGISAANMGLLARCFGWDDVHDGVDPDRLASIQSRGHRRWAAETGNAAELSALLEREGSLRLGKITVSRCLSYLSQPWNLRRSLWQAQLPEHINEVNALLDAIESGGREQVPEAWHPQQILFWRSLADVSRPNRWRWQVNALRGVLLGVCSLLFFGGIAGVSLVQGKAGEAAMFVQLGALLGLLLAVMGVLWVPVRWALRQLTLDLTHQRAGLLLALPAPLMAIGSLVLVHGLGHRMEGTLLIFMALPLATARLWRRVGARMRFGIRHAVFMVLAMLIAEAGIVLTLLQWGAEFLHRARRHVPIDRLPPASGNTA from the coding sequence ATGAGCTGGGCACTGCACGTCCTGGAGCTGGACGAGACGGCTGACGAGCGCGCGATCAAGCGCGCCTACGCAAAGCGCCTGCGGGTGACCCGCCCCGACGAGGATCCCATCGCCTTCCAGCACCTGCATGAGGCCTATCAGGCGGCATTGGACTGGGCCCGCCAGGATCCTCTGGCCGATACCGCGGACGAGGCCGAACCGGCGGAGCATGCAGCCGATATCGTCCCCTGGCCGTACGACGTCGACGTGGCATGGGCGCCGCCGGAAACGCGTTCGTACTCACCTCCGTTGCCACCCCGCGGCACGCCTGTGCTGCTGCGCACGGCACCGGTGGTGGAGCTGGAGGGGGTGGTCGATGTACCAGGCCACGCGCAGTTGATCCTGCGCCAGGCCTATCTGTTGCCGGTCGACGACTTCGGCCCCTGGCTGGAGGCCACGCCGGTGCTGTGGTCGCTGCGCTACAAGCCATTGGCGGGTGATGCGCTGCTGGATGAACTGGCACGAAGTCACAACGGCATCAGCGCAGCCAACATGGGTCTGCTCGCACGCTGCTTTGGCTGGGATGATGTACACGATGGCGTGGATCCGGACAGGCTGGCATCGATCCAGTCGCGCGGTCATCGACGCTGGGCCGCCGAGACCGGGAATGCGGCGGAACTGTCGGCACTGCTTGAACGAGAGGGCAGCCTGCGGCTGGGAAAGATCACGGTCAGCCGTTGCCTGAGCTACCTGTCGCAGCCATGGAACCTGCGACGATCCCTCTGGCAGGCGCAGCTGCCCGAGCACATCAATGAAGTCAACGCACTGCTGGATGCCATCGAGTCGGGGGGAAGGGAACAGGTACCCGAGGCATGGCATCCGCAGCAGATCCTGTTCTGGCGAAGTCTTGCCGACGTCTCCCGGCCCAACCGGTGGCGCTGGCAGGTGAACGCGCTGCGTGGCGTGCTGCTGGGCGTCTGCAGCCTGTTGTTCTTTGGTGGAATCGCAGGTGTCTCGTTGGTCCAGGGAAAGGCGGGCGAAGCCGCGATGTTCGTCCAGCTGGGGGCGCTCTTGGGCCTGCTGCTGGCGGTGATGGGAGTACTGTGGGTGCCTGTTCGCTGGGCGCTGCGCCAACTTACGCTTGACCTCACTCATCAGCGTGCAGGGCTGCTGCTGGCCCTGCCGGCGCCGTTGATGGCGATCGGCAGCCTGGTTCTTGTCCATGGCCTGGGCCACCGCATGGAAGGTACGCTGCTGATCTTCATGGCACTGCCCTTGGCGACTGCGCGCCTGTGGCGACGCGTCGGGGCCCGGATGCGGTTCGGAATCCGCCACGCCGTTTTCATGGTGCTTGCCATGCTGATCGCCGAAGCAGGCATCGTTCTCACCCTGCTGCAGTGGGGCGCCGAGTTCCTGCATCGCGCGCGTCGTCACGTGCCGATTGACCGGCTCCCGCCGGCCTCTGGAAACACTGCGTGA
- a CDS encoding heat-shock protein: MKQALDALGLDASADEQAIKRVYAQRLRGARPDEDPVAFQALHEAYQEALQWARNRAQWQEESSAEALSIPPADNSPPVSSPPYDNHSPMDHMPVLHHPCTLDTDMPDDVVEPPLNLPRFARLLINTAADADPASFERWLAHRPELWSLADRPRIGDVVLQQLLHQGGPLCESNFDLLSRYFCWDEIRGDIDPYRVRARRSQLHRHWLLQPRNHAALTEALDRPQDRVSAQEAHARMERLTRPWHWLESTLSACVPGRAGTMRRTMQHLGVHTVRDTLAPLDADQIAFWMAISQPRHFSLLKMQVAIVRCLLGAMIVLAVLAVLALLGDAARPLALSTSGMKRVAIHASVVIVAGVVMLATFVGWTPSRTASAPAPVEPSSPSDALGMLTHGPRPRRPAPSFAVVSQMDPGTEGG; this comes from the coding sequence GTGAAACAGGCGCTGGACGCTCTCGGGCTCGACGCCAGCGCCGACGAACAGGCGATCAAGCGCGTCTACGCGCAGAGACTGCGTGGGGCACGCCCGGACGAAGACCCGGTGGCATTCCAGGCGCTGCACGAGGCTTACCAGGAAGCGCTGCAGTGGGCACGTAACCGCGCGCAATGGCAGGAGGAAAGCAGTGCAGAAGCCCTGTCGATCCCACCTGCAGACAACAGCCCACCCGTCTCATCGCCGCCGTATGACAACCATTCGCCGATGGACCACATGCCGGTGCTGCATCATCCATGCACGCTCGACACCGACATGCCGGACGATGTGGTGGAACCGCCATTGAACCTGCCCCGGTTTGCGCGCCTGCTGATCAATACCGCGGCCGACGCCGACCCGGCCAGCTTCGAGCGCTGGCTGGCCCATCGTCCGGAGCTGTGGTCATTGGCTGACAGGCCACGCATCGGCGACGTGGTACTGCAGCAGCTGCTGCACCAGGGCGGGCCCCTGTGCGAGTCCAACTTCGATCTGCTCAGCCGGTATTTCTGCTGGGATGAGATCCGGGGTGATATCGATCCCTACCGGGTGCGTGCACGACGCAGCCAGCTGCATCGCCACTGGCTGCTGCAGCCGCGCAACCACGCGGCCCTCACCGAAGCACTGGATCGACCGCAGGACCGCGTGTCCGCACAGGAAGCCCATGCCCGCATGGAACGCTTGACCCGACCGTGGCACTGGCTGGAATCGACGCTGTCGGCCTGCGTGCCCGGGCGCGCAGGCACCATGCGGCGCACGATGCAGCATCTGGGGGTGCACACCGTCCGCGACACGCTGGCGCCACTGGACGCAGATCAGATCGCCTTCTGGATGGCGATATCGCAGCCCAGGCACTTCAGTCTCCTGAAGATGCAGGTGGCGATTGTTCGCTGCCTGCTGGGTGCAATGATCGTGCTGGCGGTTCTGGCAGTTCTGGCACTGCTGGGTGATGCCGCGCGACCGCTTGCGCTCAGCACGTCCGGCATGAAACGCGTGGCGATCCATGCCTCGGTGGTCATCGTGGCCGGCGTCGTCATGCTGGCGACCTTCGTGGGATGGACTCCATCGCGAACGGCGTCCGCGCCAGCCCCCGTCGAACCATCGTCGCCGTCCGATGCACTCGGCATGCTCACGCACGGGCCTCGTCCGCGCAGGCCAGCCCCCTCCTTCGCCGTCGTCAGCCAGATGGACCCCGGCACAGAGGGCGGTTGA
- a CDS encoding translocation/assembly module TamB domain-containing protein: protein MSTPAPAPNPTTPPRVRFYRRRRFWAWSGVGVLGLVLLALLAVYWLLQTVAGRDVLLAQVVARLPVGASFTWDKVEGPVAGPLTLYNVDFRYDDIHFHAERAHLEPDLRPLLGRKLLLDKLELTNATLNLAKSDEPFKLPSWPDSLPQIEMPLAIQADAIAIDGFRISQANEPVIDISRVRGGIEIANGEFQAHKLVVDSDMGNFTAQGRYIPAKDYDTDVTVTAVLPAPRGRTAATVGLVARGDLSHMEVAVAGRAPKPLHAMLVFDGRTDPSWSASIRSDELDLALLSPALASSAIAPLALDFTAAGKGGNANLRGKVKQGDQELELAPSVVSLKDQVLNVSPLLVKGLGGEARLEGTADFSQEDQQKLNFSVVAHDLTYVPAADPNTAGSAPVPVTLKEARFGLAGTLKAWAAIGRAEVERDAQKAQLHFDVRGNDQAASIHQLQAQTPGGQLQVEGQVAWAPQLDWDAKATLKDFDPGYFVPGWNGRLSGNLASKGRQLPPPANAPPGTAGTLEATVDLPSLKGVLRQRNLDAQGKFALQGAQGQGDLKLSLGSSRVTASGKVGDRLDIDARFEPLQLSDLLPGADGGLRGQVQVKGPRDAPDITADLVGNNLNWDGYGAESVSIKGHLPWRGDSGTLAIQGQQVNAGMLLERLNVDAQGSVSNLRLAAQTRNEMGAIELQGSVRQQGAQWRGELAALRIAPVKGDAWSLRAPAAFAINGSNYTLGEACLAAASSGTLCAQANWPREGLVVRSDALPLALVQPWLPPQSGRRIYLRGDVSLDAQIRPRGNAWEGHVEVRSKEGGVRLGENRNTVGDTTRGELVRYDQFSLKLDMTPASIKGYLGMGFQGNGFVDARMQTGWEASAPLNGELYLNMSRLYWLELFSPDIVRPTGLIEGHVSLRGTRGQPSLGGDAQLSNFKGEFPALGLTFDQGKGSFVAQPDGSAKITAQANSGQGTLYVDGGLSWFGDAQPLQLKIHGDNVLLSNTSELRIVANPNLDFTLAKAAMELRGTVHVPEADIDLERLDRGTSVSEDVVVLDPADPEESRTSPLDMELVVSLGDKVKMTGFGLKGALTGKMQVWAKPGREMTANGGLEVSGRYKAYGQDLTITRGNLTWNYNAVSDPRINIRAERRIGDVTAGIDVTGRAQQPRADVWSDPAMSQSEALAYLVLGRSLTGASSDQTQQVNAASAALSAGSGLLASQLGAKLGLDDAGVSQSRALGGSVIGVGKYISPKLYVGYGVSLVGAGSVITLKYLLRRGFDVEVESSTVENRGSINWRREK from the coding sequence GTGAGTACGCCCGCACCCGCTCCGAACCCGACCACGCCGCCGCGCGTGCGCTTCTACCGCCGCCGCCGCTTCTGGGCCTGGTCCGGTGTGGGCGTGCTGGGCCTGGTGCTGCTGGCCCTGCTGGCGGTGTATTGGCTGCTGCAGACCGTGGCCGGCCGTGACGTGCTGCTGGCACAGGTGGTGGCACGGCTGCCGGTGGGCGCCAGCTTCACCTGGGACAAGGTGGAAGGCCCGGTGGCCGGCCCGCTGACCCTGTACAACGTCGACTTCCGCTACGACGACATCCATTTCCATGCAGAACGCGCGCACCTGGAGCCGGACCTGCGCCCGCTGCTGGGCCGCAAGCTGCTGCTGGACAAGCTGGAGCTGACCAACGCGACGCTGAACCTGGCCAAGAGTGACGAGCCGTTCAAGCTGCCGTCGTGGCCGGATTCGCTGCCGCAGATCGAAATGCCGTTGGCGATCCAGGCCGATGCCATCGCCATCGATGGCTTCCGCATCAGCCAGGCCAACGAGCCAGTGATCGACATCAGCCGTGTGCGCGGTGGCATCGAGATCGCCAACGGCGAGTTCCAGGCGCACAAACTGGTGGTGGACAGCGACATGGGCAATTTCACCGCCCAGGGCCGCTATATCCCGGCCAAGGACTACGACACCGACGTGACCGTCACTGCCGTGCTGCCGGCGCCGCGTGGCCGCACGGCCGCCACCGTCGGTCTGGTCGCCCGTGGTGACCTGTCGCACATGGAAGTGGCCGTAGCCGGGCGCGCGCCGAAGCCGCTGCACGCGATGCTGGTGTTCGATGGCCGCACGGATCCGAGCTGGAGCGCCAGCATCCGCAGTGACGAGCTGGATCTGGCGCTGCTGTCGCCGGCACTGGCCAGCTCGGCGATCGCGCCGCTGGCACTGGACTTCACCGCCGCCGGCAAGGGCGGCAACGCCAACCTGCGTGGCAAGGTGAAGCAGGGCGATCAGGAACTGGAACTGGCACCGTCGGTGGTGTCGCTGAAGGACCAGGTGCTGAACGTCTCACCGCTGCTGGTGAAGGGCCTTGGCGGTGAGGCGCGACTGGAAGGTACCGCCGATTTCAGCCAGGAAGACCAGCAGAAGCTCAACTTCTCGGTGGTCGCACATGATCTGACCTACGTGCCAGCGGCGGACCCGAACACCGCCGGCAGTGCACCGGTGCCGGTCACCTTGAAGGAAGCGCGCTTCGGCCTGGCCGGTACCCTGAAGGCCTGGGCCGCGATCGGCCGTGCCGAGGTCGAGCGCGATGCGCAGAAGGCGCAGCTGCACTTCGACGTGCGCGGCAACGATCAGGCCGCGTCGATCCACCAGCTGCAGGCGCAGACGCCGGGTGGCCAGCTGCAGGTGGAAGGCCAGGTGGCGTGGGCACCGCAGCTGGACTGGGATGCCAAGGCCACGCTGAAGGACTTCGACCCCGGCTATTTCGTGCCGGGCTGGAATGGCCGCCTGTCCGGCAACCTGGCCTCCAAGGGCCGCCAGCTGCCGCCGCCGGCAAACGCGCCGCCGGGCACCGCCGGCACGCTGGAAGCCACCGTCGATCTGCCCTCGCTGAAGGGCGTGCTGCGCCAGCGCAATCTCGATGCGCAGGGCAAGTTCGCGCTGCAGGGCGCGCAGGGCCAGGGTGACCTGAAGCTGTCGCTGGGCAGCAGCCGGGTGACCGCTTCGGGCAAGGTCGGTGATCGCCTCGACATCGATGCGCGCTTCGAGCCACTGCAGCTGAGCGATCTGCTGCCGGGCGCCGATGGCGGCCTGCGTGGGCAGGTACAGGTGAAGGGCCCGCGCGATGCGCCGGACATCACCGCCGACCTGGTCGGCAACAACCTCAACTGGGACGGCTACGGCGCCGAGAGCGTGAGCATCAAGGGCCACCTGCCGTGGCGCGGCGACAGCGGCACGCTGGCGATCCAGGGCCAGCAGGTCAATGCCGGCATGCTGCTGGAACGCTTGAACGTGGATGCGCAGGGCAGTGTCTCCAACCTGCGCCTGGCCGCGCAGACCCGCAACGAGATGGGCGCGATCGAGCTGCAGGGCAGCGTCCGCCAGCAGGGCGCGCAGTGGCGCGGCGAGCTGGCCGCGCTGCGCATCGCACCGGTGAAGGGCGATGCCTGGTCGTTGCGTGCACCGGCGGCGTTCGCGATCAACGGCAGCAACTACACGCTGGGCGAAGCCTGCCTGGCTGCCGCCAGCAGCGGCACACTTTGCGCACAGGCCAACTGGCCGCGCGAGGGCCTAGTGGTGCGCAGTGATGCACTGCCGCTTGCGCTGGTGCAGCCGTGGTTGCCGCCGCAGTCCGGCCGCCGCATCTACCTGCGTGGTGATGTCAGCCTGGACGCGCAGATCCGCCCGCGCGGCAATGCCTGGGAAGGCCATGTGGAAGTACGCTCGAAGGAAGGCGGCGTACGCCTGGGTGAGAACCGCAACACCGTGGGGGACACCACCCGCGGCGAGCTGGTGCGCTATGACCAGTTCTCGCTCAAGCTCGACATGACCCCGGCCAGCATCAAGGGCTATCTGGGCATGGGCTTCCAGGGCAACGGCTTCGTCGATGCCAGGATGCAGACCGGCTGGGAAGCCAGCGCGCCATTGAACGGCGAGCTCTATCTCAACATGTCGCGGCTGTACTGGCTGGAGCTGTTCTCGCCGGACATCGTGCGCCCGACCGGCCTGATCGAAGGCCACGTCAGCCTGCGCGGCACGCGCGGCCAGCCGTCGCTGGGCGGCGACGCGCAGTTGAGCAACTTCAAGGGCGAATTCCCCGCGCTGGGCCTGACCTTCGACCAGGGCAAGGGCAGCTTCGTGGCCCAGCCCGACGGTTCGGCCAAGATCACCGCGCAGGCCAACTCGGGCCAGGGCACGCTGTATGTCGATGGTGGCCTGTCCTGGTTCGGTGATGCACAGCCGCTGCAGTTGAAGATCCACGGCGACAACGTGCTGCTGTCCAACACCAGCGAGCTGCGCATCGTCGCCAACCCCAACCTCGACTTCACCCTGGCCAAGGCGGCGATGGAACTGCGCGGTACCGTGCACGTGCCCGAGGCCGACATCGATCTGGAGCGCCTGGACCGTGGCACCTCGGTGTCCGAAGACGTGGTGGTGCTGGACCCGGCTGATCCGGAAGAGTCGCGTACCTCGCCGTTGGACATGGAGCTGGTTGTCAGCCTTGGTGACAAGGTGAAGATGACCGGCTTCGGCCTGAAGGGCGCGCTGACCGGCAAGATGCAGGTCTGGGCCAAGCCCGGCCGCGAGATGACCGCCAATGGCGGCCTGGAAGTGAGTGGCCGCTACAAGGCGTATGGGCAGGACCTGACCATCACCCGCGGCAACCTCACCTGGAACTACAACGCGGTGTCCGACCCGCGCATCAACATCCGTGCCGAGCGCCGGATCGGTGATGTCACCGCCGGCATCGACGTGACCGGGCGTGCGCAGCAGCCGCGTGCGGACGTGTGGTCCGATCCGGCGATGTCGCAGTCCGAAGCACTGGCCTACCTGGTGCTGGGCCGCAGCCTGACCGGGGCCAGCAGCGATCAGACGCAGCAGGTCAACGCGGCCTCGGCGGCACTGTCGGCCGGCAGCGGCCTGCTGGCCTCGCAGCTGGGTGCCAAGCTGGGCCTGGACGACGCCGGCGTGAGCCAGTCGCGCGCGCTGGGTGGTTCGGTGATCGGCGTCGGCAAGTACATCTCGCCGAAGCTGTACGTCGGCTACGGCGTGTCGCTGGTCGGTGCCGGTTCGGTGATCACGCTGAAGTACCTGCTGCGTCGTGGCTTCGACGTGGAAGTGGAATCGAGCACGGTGGAAAACCGTGGGTCGATCAACTGGCGGCGGGAGAAGTAA